In a single window of the Sediminicoccus sp. KRV36 genome:
- the ilvN gene encoding acetolactate synthase small subunit — MADMNSRTATIAVLVENESGILARVVGLFSGRGYNIESLTVAPVDDEKRLSRITVVTTGTDMVIEQIKAQLDRLVPVHRVNDLALEGPHLVRELALIKVVGKGESRVEALRLADAFRARVVDATTESFVFEMTGNAEKIDAFCALMRPLGLKEVCRTGAVAIARGTAHMAA; from the coding sequence ATGGCAGACATGAATTCGCGAACCGCGACCATCGCGGTGCTGGTGGAAAACGAGTCGGGAATCCTGGCCCGGGTGGTCGGCCTCTTCTCGGGGCGGGGGTACAACATCGAAAGCCTGACGGTGGCGCCCGTGGATGATGAGAAGCGGCTCTCGCGCATCACCGTCGTCACCACCGGGACCGACATGGTGATCGAGCAGATCAAGGCGCAGCTGGACCGGCTGGTGCCAGTGCACCGGGTGAATGACCTCGCGCTGGAAGGACCGCACCTCGTGCGCGAATTGGCGCTCATCAAGGTGGTGGGTAAGGGCGAGAGCCGCGTCGAGGCGCTGCGCCTGGCCGATGCCTTCCGCGCCCGCGTGGTGGACGCGACGACGGAGAGCTTCGTCTTCGAGATGACCGGCAATGCCGAGAAGATTGATGCCTTTTGTGCCTTGATGCGCCCGCTGGGCCTCAAGGAAGTTTGCCGCACCGGGGCGGTTGCCATCGCGCGCGGCACGGCGCACATGGCGGCCTGA